The Blautia hydrogenotrophica DSM 10507 genome window below encodes:
- a CDS encoding PepSY domain-containing protein, with amino-acid sequence MKKKIITALLGTCLTLSLFTGCGGGSSSENTAENQPTTQTQTTQDTTTPAAQNTQQTTAPTQNTQASVTEEDAKKTALEKSQVAEADTIGLTVKMDYDDGMQLYEVNIYTPEKDYEYEINASDGTIIKEDMEATDQVANINSQTSITPDEAVNIVLGKVSGATEKNVRMKLEMDDGRSLYEGEVIYNNTSYEFEMDAETGTIYEWSQETL; translated from the coding sequence ATGAAAAAGAAAATCATAACTGCATTATTGGGAACTTGTCTGACACTCTCACTGTTCACCGGATGCGGTGGCGGAAGTTCTTCGGAAAATACCGCAGAAAATCAGCCTACCACCCAGACACAGACCACTCAGGACACCACGACCCCGGCTGCTCAAAATACACAGCAGACCACTGCACCGACACAGAATACCCAGGCTTCCGTCACCGAAGAGGATGCCAAGAAAACGGCTCTGGAAAAATCCCAAGTGGCTGAAGCCGACACCATCGGCCTCACCGTCAAAATGGATTATGACGATGGAATGCAACTCTATGAAGTAAATATTTATACTCCAGAAAAGGATTATGAATACGAAATCAACGCCTCTGACGGCACAATCATAAAAGAAGACATGGAAGCCACCGATCAGGTAGCCAATATTAATTCTCAGACCAGTATCACACCAGATGAGGCTGTGAATATAGTCCTCGGCAAAGTAAGTGGAGCTACAGAAAAAAACGTGCGAATGAAGCTGGAAATGGACGACGGTCGCTCTCTCTATGAAGGAGAAGTGATCTACAACAACACCTCCTATGAATTCGAGATGGATGCAGAGACAGGTACCATCTACGAGTGGAGCCAGGAAACCTTGTAA
- a CDS encoding threonine/serine exporter family protein — MTSTEILQREDAEHYLFWAMEIGEKMLTSGAEVGRVEDSIRRICMAYGAKRVDVFSITSCIIATVYGEAFDACTQTRRVAEMKNNLHMLDELNRLSRRICDQRLKPEEIKEEVARISSEPPYPFAAQLFFYALVSCSFCIFFGGSLKDALASAVIGVMLKVAETFLQKGSSNPMIITLLCAVVGGLLSNLAVKFGLGEDADLISIGNIMLFIPGMAFTNAIRDIFSRDMIAGGVRFAESIILAIVIALGFTFTGLLF, encoded by the coding sequence ATGACAAGTACGGAGATTTTACAGAGAGAGGACGCAGAGCACTATCTTTTCTGGGCAATGGAGATTGGAGAGAAGATGTTGACTAGCGGTGCCGAGGTGGGAAGAGTAGAAGACAGCATTCGAAGAATTTGTATGGCGTATGGGGCAAAGCGAGTGGATGTCTTTTCTATTACTTCCTGCATTATAGCTACTGTGTATGGGGAGGCTTTTGATGCGTGTACTCAGACACGGCGGGTAGCAGAGATGAAAAATAATCTTCACATGCTGGACGAGCTGAATCGACTTTCCAGAAGGATTTGCGATCAGAGATTAAAGCCGGAGGAAATCAAGGAGGAGGTCGCGAGAATTAGCAGTGAGCCTCCTTATCCGTTTGCTGCGCAGCTTTTTTTCTATGCATTGGTGTCCTGCTCATTCTGTATCTTTTTTGGCGGTAGTCTCAAAGATGCGTTGGCTTCAGCAGTGATTGGAGTGATGTTGAAAGTGGCAGAAACTTTTTTGCAGAAAGGTAGTTCGAATCCTATGATTATCACGCTGCTGTGTGCAGTGGTAGGAGGGCTGCTCTCGAATTTAGCTGTCAAATTCGGGCTCGGAGAGGATGCAGACTTGATTAGTATAGGCAATATTATGCTGTTTATCCCGGGAATGGCTTTTACGAACGCGATTCGAGACATTTTCTCCAGGGATATGATCGCTGGTGGAGTTCGTTTCGCAGAATCCATCATACTGGCGATTGTTATTGCTCTGGGCTTTACCTTTACAGGGTTATTATTTTGA
- a CDS encoding response regulator transcription factor: MHILIVEDEKNIRQELKILLENSLYQVTALEDFSDVAAVVLRTIPDLVLLDLSLPEESGFEICAKIRAASEVPVIFVTGKTDSMDELTGMLKGADDYITKPFSPPVLLAHIAAVLKRYKRPEEISILQHRGVVLDLAKGCVEFQEQKVELTKNELKILHFLFLNADRIVSRVELIEYLWDNQVFIDDNTLSVNMTRIRAKLEEIGVHGFIKTKRGMGYCL, encoded by the coding sequence GTGCATATTCTGATTGTAGAAGATGAGAAGAATATTAGACAGGAATTGAAGATACTTTTGGAGAATTCTCTATATCAAGTGACGGCTTTGGAAGATTTTTCGGATGTGGCGGCTGTAGTGCTTCGGACTATTCCAGATCTTGTGCTCTTGGATTTGAGTCTTCCTGAGGAATCAGGCTTTGAGATCTGCGCGAAAATTCGAGCGGCTTCGGAAGTCCCGGTTATATTTGTAACTGGAAAAACAGATTCTATGGATGAGTTGACTGGGATGCTAAAAGGTGCCGATGATTATATCACAAAGCCGTTTAGCCCTCCAGTTTTACTGGCACATATTGCAGCAGTTCTCAAACGATACAAAAGGCCGGAGGAGATATCAATCTTGCAACACAGGGGAGTGGTATTGGACTTAGCAAAGGGATGTGTGGAATTTCAGGAACAGAAAGTAGAATTGACCAAAAATGAGCTGAAGATTCTGCACTTTCTTTTTTTGAACGCGGACAGAATTGTCTCCCGTGTGGAGCTGATTGAGTATCTGTGGGATAATCAAGTTTTTATTGATGATAACACTTTGAGTGTGAATATGACGCGTATTCGTGCTAAGCTAGAGGAGATAGGAGTTCACGGGTTTATAAAGACCAAGAGAGGGATGGGATACTGCCTATGA
- a CDS encoding flavodoxin, translating into MAELIAYFSRGDENYVSGMLKNLTVGNTEVAAELLRELTQADMFKIEPVQGYSPNYNECIAQAQADQKMDARPKLKAYPRNLENYDTIYLGYPNYWGTMPMAVFTFLEHFDFGGKVIRPFCTHEGSGMGRSEQDIRRLCPGAVVGKGLPIYGSKAGKSGSALEKWYRE; encoded by the coding sequence ATGGCGGAACTTATCGCATATTTTTCAAGGGGAGATGAAAATTACGTCAGTGGTATGCTGAAGAATCTGACCGTCGGCAACACGGAAGTCGCGGCAGAGCTTTTAAGGGAGCTGACCCAGGCGGATATGTTTAAGATAGAGCCGGTCCAGGGATATTCCCCCAATTATAATGAATGCATTGCTCAGGCGCAGGCAGACCAGAAGATGGATGCCCGCCCAAAACTGAAAGCATATCCACGGAATTTGGAAAACTATGACACGATTTATCTTGGGTACCCTAACTATTGGGGGACGATGCCGATGGCGGTGTTTACGTTTTTGGAGCATTTTGATTTTGGCGGAAAGGTGATTCGTCCATTCTGTACCCATGAAGGGAGCGGCATGGGGCGCAGTGAGCAGGATATTCGAAGGCTCTGCCCGGGAGCAGTTGTGGGAAAGGGCCTGCCGATCTATGGAAGCAAAGCAGGAAAATCGGGAAGCGCTTTGGAAAAGTGGTATAGAGAGTAA
- a CDS encoding flavin reductase family protein has protein sequence MRKNFGAKPYTYPQPVYIVAAYDEDGTPDAMNAAWGGISDDTQISMCLSPGHKTVKNILARKAFTVSMADAAHVVACDYVGVESGNKVKNKFEKAGFHAVKSEFVDAPLIEELPMAVECRLVSYDAQSCRMVGEIVNVSADESVLGENGKIDPAKLDPIVFDPVNMAYLKLGEKVGNAFKDGLALK, from the coding sequence ATGAGAAAAAATTTTGGAGCAAAACCATATACCTATCCGCAGCCCGTCTATATTGTAGCGGCCTACGATGAGGATGGTACGCCGGACGCGATGAATGCTGCGTGGGGCGGAATCAGCGATGACACCCAGATTTCCATGTGTTTAAGTCCAGGCCATAAGACGGTAAAAAATATTTTGGCGCGCAAGGCGTTCACCGTCAGCATGGCAGACGCGGCCCATGTGGTGGCCTGCGATTACGTGGGTGTGGAGTCAGGAAATAAGGTAAAAAATAAATTTGAAAAAGCTGGATTTCACGCGGTAAAATCAGAATTTGTGGACGCTCCGCTTATTGAGGAGCTGCCTATGGCGGTGGAGTGCAGGCTGGTAAGCTATGATGCGCAGTCCTGCCGTATGGTAGGAGAGATCGTGAATGTCAGCGCGGATGAGAGCGTACTCGGTGAGAACGGAAAAATTGACCCGGCAAAGCTTGACCCGATCGTGTTTGACCCTGTCAACATGGCATATTTGAAGTTGGGAGAGAAAGTCGGCAATGCGTTTAAGGACGGATTGGCTTTGAAATGA
- a CDS encoding GNAT family N-acetyltransferase has translation MFQIRNEKRTDYKTVEEITRKAFYNLYVPGCVEHYLVHIMREHEDFLPELDFVAELDGEVIGNIMYTKAKLRDEAGETKEILTFGPVSILPEYQRKGYGKALIEYSFGKAAALGYEVIVIFGNPGNYVSRGFRSCKKYNVCLEGGSYPAAMMVKELKEGALDGRKWFYYDSPVMQIDETEAQRFDDSLEKMEKRHQPSQEEFYILSHSTVQ, from the coding sequence ATGTTTCAGATTAGAAACGAGAAGAGAACGGACTATAAAACGGTGGAAGAGATCACGAGGAAAGCGTTTTATAATTTGTATGTCCCAGGGTGTGTGGAGCACTATCTGGTTCATATTATGAGAGAGCATGAGGATTTCCTGCCGGAGCTGGATTTCGTGGCTGAGCTGGATGGTGAGGTGATTGGAAATATCATGTACACGAAGGCAAAGCTGAGGGACGAGGCGGGGGAGACGAAGGAGATTCTGACTTTTGGCCCGGTCAGCATCCTACCTGAGTACCAGAGAAAAGGATATGGAAAAGCTCTGATAGAATACTCTTTTGGGAAAGCGGCCGCGCTTGGGTACGAGGTGATCGTCATATTCGGAAATCCGGGCAATTATGTCAGCAGAGGCTTCCGAAGCTGTAAGAAGTACAATGTCTGTCTGGAGGGCGGGAGCTATCCGGCGGCGATGATGGTAAAGGAGCTGAAAGAGGGCGCCCTGGATGGACGGAAATGGTTCTACTATGACAGCCCGGTTATGCAGATTGATGAAACGGAAGCCCAGAGGTTTGATGACAGCTTGGAAAAAATGGAAAAAAGACATCAACCGAGCCAGGAAGAATTTTATATACTCAGCCATTCCACGGTGCAGTAG
- a CDS encoding serine/threonine protein kinase, whose translation MNIKDYHLKSGTLLDERYQIETVIGEGGFGITYSGFSLHQKDKKIAIKEFYLKDCMDRDCRSSNVVQILREEDEEYCKRQKQRFLKEARTVSDFAQEPGIVRITDYFEENQTAYIVMNYLEGQTLKKYMKTQPPMEAESAFRLMLPLMGTLAKIHSYGIIHRDISPDNLILGPDGKLTLIDFGAAKAYSPTIDQTCSIILKGGYAPCEQYDSRGKLGPWSDIYALCAVIYFCITKHAPDDAFQRMLHDELKSPSELGISISPALERILMKGLSMDIPSRYQHMQDLICDVKEQIREVDPKIIRLRWIKRISFALCILAVLSGIAFWYYQSHLEQFKFHGAETFTMTFGQSHELSDSGYSQAKDILKQRVEILAGEKNYIQSQEKNGDVTYVLPAKTFRSISKKAAEHYVSLNDILKHFLAGAGQLSLSDLDLNTETVKGVQIKKGVLEGFDSEEYADIPENEAYYYLEITLNDKTKKQVQTYLQKYPDDSLTLFRDYTWTTENYYKSSLGSFIYTIYDRDNFQKLCLTSWIQDKSFYELLTYDITHESYESDLAYSYLPPTTWEEVESSMIAGDNQVNEASIEDPAVYLQYTCSPLAELSNGEWYETLADFKILMDTLDVPYAFGISSFQEQDITLKIAKKDLYLEMASLLIQRGGIKLSDLGGASMYLSSSSAGDMIFEEKQPANTWMMKFSDEYDIENLQTCTKTMLDHGRDTLYLTFGGYKLASCKISDVITDGTVELTPAKTARMKTKTLADFLYTMMTEVKSTSNYSADTISYTCADGTLDLDVDIDKDWILENPFLDKIQTEAKSIDPDIEVKSSSPEQLTVTLPYEPEQDLISKFTKTVETLYERCDLGNGFYQTIYFQLDTSLLNDREDFYYRFSCYSDYEVSLYVYLGQNRMEKYQDEMEKTLKENSFLHPFTQSEYFEFYSASQES comes from the coding sequence ATGAATATAAAAGATTACCATTTGAAATCTGGCACACTGCTAGATGAGCGTTATCAAATAGAAACTGTCATCGGTGAGGGTGGATTCGGAATCACCTATTCTGGTTTTTCTCTTCATCAAAAAGACAAAAAGATAGCAATTAAGGAATTTTATCTCAAAGATTGTATGGACCGGGACTGCCGTAGTTCTAATGTCGTCCAGATTCTGCGCGAAGAAGACGAAGAATATTGTAAACGCCAAAAACAGAGATTTTTAAAAGAAGCCCGTACCGTCAGCGATTTTGCCCAGGAGCCCGGAATCGTCCGCATCACAGATTACTTTGAGGAAAACCAGACTGCCTATATCGTCATGAATTATCTGGAAGGCCAAACTTTAAAAAAATATATGAAGACACAGCCTCCCATGGAAGCGGAATCCGCGTTTCGCCTCATGTTGCCGCTGATGGGTACTCTGGCAAAAATCCACAGCTACGGTATCATCCATAGAGATATCAGCCCTGACAACCTGATTCTCGGGCCTGACGGCAAACTGACCCTCATCGATTTCGGAGCCGCAAAGGCTTATTCTCCAACGATAGATCAGACCTGTTCCATCATCTTAAAAGGAGGATATGCCCCCTGTGAACAGTATGACAGCCGCGGAAAACTAGGGCCTTGGTCAGACATCTACGCCCTATGCGCTGTCATCTATTTCTGTATCACCAAACATGCGCCTGACGACGCGTTCCAGCGAATGCTCCACGACGAGCTGAAATCTCCCAGTGAATTGGGCATCTCTATAAGCCCGGCCCTGGAGCGTATCCTGATGAAAGGGCTGTCTATGGATATCCCCTCCCGTTATCAGCATATGCAAGACCTGATTTGCGATGTCAAAGAGCAAATCCGCGAAGTGGACCCAAAGATCATTCGACTTCGATGGATAAAACGAATCAGCTTCGCGCTTTGTATCTTAGCCGTGCTGTCTGGAATCGCCTTCTGGTACTATCAAAGCCATCTAGAACAGTTTAAATTCCACGGGGCGGAAACTTTCACCATGACCTTTGGACAGAGTCATGAGCTCTCTGACTCCGGTTACTCCCAGGCAAAGGATATCTTAAAACAGAGAGTTGAAATTCTCGCAGGTGAAAAAAACTATATCCAGTCTCAGGAAAAAAACGGCGACGTCACCTATGTCCTGCCTGCTAAGACCTTCCGTTCCATTTCCAAGAAAGCCGCAGAGCACTACGTCTCTCTCAACGATATTCTGAAACATTTTCTGGCAGGCGCAGGCCAGCTATCTCTGTCAGATCTGGATTTGAACACTGAGACTGTGAAAGGCGTTCAGATAAAAAAGGGGGTACTCGAAGGTTTCGACTCTGAGGAATACGCAGACATTCCAGAAAACGAAGCCTACTATTATCTGGAAATTACGCTGAATGATAAGACCAAAAAACAAGTTCAAACATATCTTCAGAAATATCCTGACGACTCTCTGACGTTGTTCAGAGACTACACATGGACAACCGAAAACTATTATAAAAGTTCCCTGGGTTCTTTCATATATACCATCTATGACCGCGACAATTTTCAAAAGCTGTGCCTAACCAGCTGGATTCAGGATAAATCCTTCTACGAACTGCTCACATACGATATCACCCACGAGTCCTATGAGTCAGACCTTGCCTATTCCTACCTTCCGCCCACTACCTGGGAAGAAGTGGAATCCTCCATGATCGCGGGAGATAATCAGGTCAATGAAGCCTCCATCGAAGACCCCGCCGTATACCTGCAGTATACCTGCAGTCCTCTGGCCGAGCTGTCCAATGGAGAGTGGTATGAGACACTGGCTGACTTCAAGATACTGATGGATACCCTGGATGTTCCTTACGCCTTCGGCATCTCCTCCTTTCAAGAACAAGACATTACTCTGAAAATCGCAAAGAAAGATCTATATCTTGAAATGGCGTCACTGCTGATTCAGCGCGGTGGAATCAAACTGTCCGATCTGGGAGGTGCATCCATGTACCTCTCATCTTCTTCCGCGGGAGACATGATATTTGAAGAAAAGCAGCCCGCAAATACCTGGATGATGAAATTCAGCGATGAATATGATATCGAGAATCTGCAGACATGTACCAAAACAATGCTAGACCATGGGAGAGACACTTTATATCTGACCTTTGGCGGTTATAAACTGGCCTCCTGCAAAATTTCTGATGTTATCACAGACGGAACCGTAGAATTAACCCCTGCTAAGACTGCCCGCATGAAAACGAAAACTCTCGCTGATTTCCTGTACACAATGATGACAGAAGTCAAGAGTACAAGCAACTACTCCGCAGACACCATCAGCTATACCTGTGCAGACGGAACACTGGATTTGGATGTGGACATTGACAAAGACTGGATTTTAGAAAATCCGTTTCTGGATAAGATCCAGACAGAGGCCAAGAGCATCGATCCTGATATCGAAGTCAAAAGTTCTTCCCCTGAACAGTTAACAGTCACGCTTCCCTACGAACCGGAGCAAGATCTGATATCCAAATTCACCAAAACCGTCGAAACCTTGTATGAACGCTGCGATCTCGGTAATGGTTTTTATCAGACTATCTATTTCCAGCTAGACACCAGCCTGCTAAATGACAGAGAAGACTTTTATTACCGTTTCTCCTGCTACAGTGATTATGAGGTTTCCCTATACGTGTACCTTGGTCAAAACCGCATGGAGAAATACCAAGATGAGATGGAGAAAACCCTCAAGGAAAACAGTTTCCTCCATCCATTTACCCAATCTGAATATTTCGAGTTTTATTCTGCCTCCCAGGAATCCTGA
- a CDS encoding threonine/serine exporter family protein, with amino-acid sequence MAQFIQLASAFGGALGFACVFNIRGKKAFLAAVGGAIGWGGFLLVQNLFGASDYFCGFAASIMLTVYAEYMARIQKTPVTVFLVSGAIPLVPGAALYRGMKHLMARQLEDFGEQSIYALLFAASMSAGIMVTTIVFRMCLGFIKGKKHGRI; translated from the coding sequence ATGGCTCAGTTTATTCAGTTGGCAAGCGCATTTGGCGGAGCGCTTGGCTTTGCGTGCGTATTTAATATCAGAGGGAAAAAAGCATTTTTGGCGGCTGTGGGAGGTGCGATCGGCTGGGGGGGCTTTTTATTGGTACAGAATCTGTTTGGGGCCAGTGACTATTTCTGTGGTTTTGCAGCTTCCATCATGTTGACGGTGTATGCGGAGTATATGGCAAGGATTCAAAAGACACCGGTCACGGTGTTTCTGGTGTCAGGGGCGATTCCCTTGGTCCCCGGGGCGGCTTTGTATCGTGGGATGAAGCATCTGATGGCGAGACAGCTAGAAGATTTTGGAGAACAAAGCATTTACGCTTTGCTGTTTGCAGCTAGCATGTCGGCGGGAATCATGGTGACAACCATCGTATTTCGGATGTGTTTAGGGTTTATAAAAGGGAAGAAACACGGAAGGATTTAA
- a CDS encoding carboxymuconolactone decarboxylase family protein, which yields MAVKQTAGRKNLGEFAPKFAQLNDDVLFGEVWSREGQLSLRDRSVVTVVALMAQGLVDSSFKYHLISAKNNGVTRTEIAEILTHTAFYAGWPKAWAAFYMAKEVWEEEIKTDDAMANHAKSMIFPIGEPNDGFAQYFTGKSYLAPLSASQMGIFNVTFEPGCRNNWHIHHAKKGGGQILICVAGKGRYQEWGKEARELKPGDVVNIPAGVKHWHGAVKDSWFSHLAVEVPGEDTENEWCEAVTEEQYEK from the coding sequence ATGGCAGTGAAGCAGACAGCGGGAAGGAAAAATTTAGGGGAATTTGCACCGAAATTCGCTCAGCTGAATGATGACGTATTGTTTGGGGAGGTGTGGAGCAGAGAGGGGCAGCTCTCCCTCAGGGACCGCTCTGTCGTGACGGTGGTGGCACTGATGGCCCAGGGGCTTGTGGACTCTTCCTTTAAGTATCATCTGATTTCCGCCAAAAACAATGGAGTGACCAGGACGGAAATCGCTGAGATTCTGACCCATACGGCTTTTTACGCGGGCTGGCCAAAAGCCTGGGCGGCATTTTATATGGCGAAGGAGGTGTGGGAGGAGGAGATTAAAACGGATGACGCCATGGCGAACCATGCAAAGTCCATGATTTTTCCCATTGGAGAGCCAAACGATGGATTTGCGCAGTATTTCACCGGGAAGAGTTATCTCGCGCCTCTGTCAGCGTCGCAGATGGGGATCTTCAATGTGACCTTTGAGCCGGGATGCCGGAACAACTGGCATATTCATCACGCAAAAAAAGGCGGCGGACAGATTTTAATCTGTGTCGCCGGAAAAGGCAGGTACCAGGAGTGGGGCAAAGAAGCCAGAGAGCTAAAGCCGGGGGATGTGGTGAATATTCCGGCGGGTGTGAAACATTGGCATGGGGCAGTAAAGGACAGTTGGTTTTCTCATCTGGCGGTGGAAGTGCCGGGTGAGGATACGGAAAATGAGTGGTGTGAGGCAGTGACAGAAGAGCAGTATGAAAAATAA
- a CDS encoding MATE family efflux transporter codes for MELKHTIKNSKQPSAIDTQHGIAYALLKFSLPLILSGILQQLYNWADAFIVGNIEGELALAAIGSTTTVINFYLTAITGFTLGLSILFGQKYGSGQFKDIPHILSTFCIFLGAVFLFFAAAAIFLAYPLLRLLHTTPETLPLAGSYLQIVLAGIPYLAVYNVYSAALRGIGDSRTPFLAVLFSSAINVVMDILFVAFFRWGVQGAASATAISQGAMTVFLIVYATRKHTLLCFQLHWYPLNLSLLRQGVRFGLPPMIQSSISACGSLILQNFMNGFGTQTVAAITTAYRIDTIVLLPIINLGSGISTFTAQSYGAGEAKKAKKTLFVGLILMAAVSLLLTGLVIPTGGRLIALFGASEEAVGIGQNFFQRIACFYIIYGLATAVRGYLEGLGDMVYSSAAGILSLLFRITTSYGLVSLFGNMIIAYAEGFSWGVLLLLYLLRLPFRRSSKKAKPPTLHTP; via the coding sequence ATGGAACTTAAACATACCATAAAAAACTCAAAACAGCCATCTGCTATAGATACCCAGCACGGCATCGCCTACGCTTTGCTAAAATTCAGCCTCCCACTCATTTTAAGCGGCATACTACAGCAACTTTACAATTGGGCTGACGCCTTTATCGTCGGAAACATCGAAGGAGAATTAGCCCTGGCAGCCATTGGTTCCACCACTACAGTCATTAATTTTTACTTGACGGCAATCACCGGTTTTACCTTAGGGCTTTCCATCCTATTCGGACAAAAATACGGCAGCGGACAATTCAAAGACATCCCTCATATTTTGTCAACCTTCTGCATATTTCTCGGGGCCGTCTTCTTGTTCTTCGCCGCAGCCGCCATTTTTCTAGCTTATCCCTTGCTTCGCCTTTTACACACGACACCAGAGACCCTTCCCTTAGCAGGCAGTTATCTACAGATCGTTCTGGCAGGTATTCCCTACCTGGCCGTGTACAACGTCTACTCTGCTGCTTTGCGTGGAATCGGTGACAGCCGGACCCCGTTTCTGGCAGTTTTGTTTTCCTCTGCCATAAACGTTGTGATGGACATCCTTTTTGTGGCCTTTTTTCGCTGGGGTGTCCAAGGGGCCGCAAGCGCCACTGCGATCTCCCAAGGGGCAATGACCGTCTTCTTAATCGTCTACGCCACAAGAAAGCACACGCTCCTGTGTTTCCAACTTCATTGGTATCCACTAAATCTGTCATTGCTAAGGCAAGGGGTTCGCTTTGGCCTTCCACCCATGATTCAATCCAGCATCAGCGCCTGCGGAAGCCTGATACTCCAAAATTTCATGAACGGATTTGGCACTCAGACTGTGGCTGCCATCACCACTGCGTATCGTATTGACACCATCGTTTTGCTTCCCATCATTAATCTAGGGTCTGGGATTTCCACCTTTACCGCTCAAAGCTACGGTGCCGGAGAAGCTAAAAAGGCAAAAAAAACACTTTTCGTGGGACTTATCTTAATGGCTGCCGTCTCTTTACTGCTGACCGGGCTAGTCATTCCCACAGGCGGCCGCCTAATTGCTTTGTTCGGGGCAAGTGAGGAAGCCGTCGGAATAGGTCAAAACTTCTTCCAGAGAATCGCGTGTTTTTATATCATCTACGGTCTTGCCACCGCAGTACGCGGGTACTTAGAAGGACTCGGGGATATGGTCTATTCCAGCGCTGCAGGCATCCTATCGTTACTGTTTCGAATCACCACTTCCTACGGGCTCGTCTCTCTCTTCGGCAATATGATTATCGCCTATGCGGAAGGCTTTTCCTGGGGAGTCCTTCTGTTATTATATCTGCTTCGGCTTCCATTTAGACGTTCCTCAAAAAAAGCAAAACCCCCAACCCTCCACACCCCATAA
- a CDS encoding LysR family transcriptional regulator: MFNPQLSVFVCAADCGSFTKAADLLFISPTAVMKKINALEAHLNLTLIERSPAGIRLTPAGESIYRDAKFLFEYSRRSIESARKAADIDSRTFHVGTSLLNPAKPFMDLWCQVSAEFPDYRLHLVPFEDNHEGILSEISQLGEKFDFLIGVCDSKLWLDRCNMLPLGRYKKMVAVSKEHPLAGRSRIEIEDLYGETLMMVKRGDSDTNDSIRKDLETFHPQIQIEDTPQFYDISVFNRCSETGKVLLTLDCWTEVHPALVSIPVNWDYSIPYGLLYSLTPTQDVRRFVNTAAENQKIEGTAHLSHRHGASVR, translated from the coding sequence ATGTTTAACCCACAGCTAAGCGTTTTCGTCTGCGCGGCAGACTGCGGCAGCTTTACAAAAGCTGCTGATTTACTCTTTATCTCCCCCACTGCGGTCATGAAAAAAATCAACGCCCTGGAGGCACATCTGAACTTGACATTGATAGAGCGAAGCCCCGCTGGAATTCGCCTGACTCCTGCCGGAGAGTCCATCTATAGGGACGCTAAATTTCTTTTCGAGTATTCGAGACGTTCCATTGAAAGCGCCAGAAAAGCAGCCGACATCGACAGCCGCACCTTTCACGTGGGCACTTCCCTGCTGAACCCGGCAAAGCCTTTTATGGACCTGTGGTGCCAGGTCAGCGCAGAATTTCCTGATTACAGGCTCCATCTGGTTCCCTTCGAAGACAATCATGAGGGAATCCTCTCAGAGATCTCACAGCTGGGGGAGAAATTTGATTTTTTAATCGGAGTTTGCGATTCCAAGCTCTGGCTGGACCGCTGTAATATGCTGCCTCTGGGCAGATATAAAAAGATGGTCGCCGTCTCCAAAGAGCATCCTCTCGCGGGCCGGTCCCGCATCGAAATTGAAGATTTGTACGGGGAGACTCTGATGATGGTCAAACGAGGAGATTCCGACACCAACGACTCCATCCGAAAGGATTTGGAAACCTTCCACCCGCAGATTCAAATCGAAGACACGCCCCAGTTCTACGACATCTCCGTCTTCAACCGCTGTTCAGAAACCGGCAAGGTTCTTCTCACACTGGACTGCTGGACAGAAGTCCACCCGGCATTGGTCTCCATCCCCGTAAACTGGGATTACAGCATTCCCTACGGCCTGCTGTACAGCTTAACTCCCACGCAGGATGTCAGACGTTTTGTAAACACGGCAGCAGAGAACCAGAAAATCGAAGGCACCGCTCATCTTTCGCACCGCCATGGCGCCTCTGTGCGGTGA